Within Spinacia oleracea cultivar Varoflay chromosome 4, BTI_SOV_V1, whole genome shotgun sequence, the genomic segment GTTGTAGCCAAAGAAATCTTTCTTTGTATCATTTCCCAGAAAATTGATAAACTAGGTGGATATGTAAAAGAAATTCtttgttttccatcattttgacatgtataaaaaaaatattgtgacATTTCATTTCTTACTGCATTTTCAAAccgattattttttatatatcgCATTGGACGATTCCAACGTTTATAGtcgaaaagaagaaaaataagggGTTTTTGGTCGAAACCAGAATaggattttcttttcttttttaagtATTTCTAACTTCGAAATATCTTGATTCCCAGAATAAGAAGTTGGGTTATTTTTATAGCATGCTTCTTTTAAGTGGAATTCATCCTTTGTTTTGTCCTTTCCATTCACTCGGATCTTTTCCGTTTCATCGATTTTGTCCGGATCCTCCTTTTCTTCCGAAAAAAAGGAAGGAGAAGGATCTTCTTCGGTGAATCCCTCTTCTTCCTGTTTATTCTCCTTCGTTTCAGAAGTTTTTTCTATTTCTAAATTTGTTTCTTCCTCAATTTCGTTCGTTTCTAGCATTTGTTTCAGTTTGTTAGTAAAAATAGGTGACGGCATTCTGCCTAAATAGTAGACACAGGTAATAAAGAAGAGAATACTAAAGATTCGAGCCATAGAATTTCTCAATTCTGACACAAGGTACTTATTAGATCTAATAGAATTATTTTGCTGTATCCAGACTAATACCAATCCAAACCATTTCATGAATAAAATGTGACCAATTAACCAACCAACAAAACTACTTGTTACAAATAACATCTTGTTGTTGCATCGAAACATATAAATGTTCACTAATCTGGCTAACATTGAACTTGGTAAAATGAAATAGTTGAATAATTGAAAAATAAGATTATTCAGGAATACACATTGAATGCTGAGATTACGCATTGAATTTCTGCTAGTGGATCCATAATCAAAAAAGTGTTAGTGATTGTTCCAGAAGAAATGAAACAAAAGATAGGGTAGAGCTAGGACAGTTATTGTATGAGGTCTACCCAGTACTAGATGCAGAGGCGTATAATAGATCGATATGAACATCATGAGCTGTCCCATAATAAAACCTGTTGTTCCTGATACCTTCTTCTCGGTTActtcttctccttcttccaTAACCTGAGCTCGAAGAAGGAAGAGATAAGAGGGCCCTATGGAGAATGTGGTCAGAAATCCATAATAGAGTCCGACCACAACGACCGAATTGATTATCTTCATGCATAAGGATACTAGATTACCTAGTAGAAAAGATTGAAAAATCATCACAAACCTCCCTTTTTCTTTTGTATTGCAATTTCTGGATTATTATATGATGATTTTTTAACTTTCCATATATAGGAAAGAGATAGACTAGAACCGACATCTCTTATGTTGATGACACCAAAGGGATATTAAATGAATGGAATTGGGATATGGATGGAATATAATGAAATAAAGCCACTTTGAGGTTCCCTATGAAATGAGGCATGGAAGGGAGCCACTACGAAGAAGTTCCGGGAGTTACGAAGGAAGCTTCGAGCTCATATTGGTCATGGGTTGAGAACGAGAATTAAAATCTATGAGATCGAGTCTCCCGTTGTTCCTCAGTAGCTCAGTGGTAGAGCGGTCGGCTGTTAACTGATTGGtcgtaggttcgaatcctacctgGGGAGATTGGATTCATTCTTTAATTCAGAATGAAGGGGCTCGCTTTGACCGTTAAGAGTAGGTAAGTGGGTGACCCCTTCCCTGTCTTTTTTTCTATCTCGTCGTATCACATTCTCATTCTATTCCGCGCTATTTGAAAATATCCGTCAATACCTCGGTGTAGGTCCGGGATAATCTTTTGTTCGGGGCTATTTACAACTAGCCAATCAAGAATTCTCGGATGTACTAGCAGTGCATCAAAGATGCCGTCATTGATTCTCCCGAGAGGCTACAATTACCACGAGAAaacataaaacatattaatgaCATGACGAGGAACGCATTTTTGCTATGGTACTAATACTTGTACTTGCTCTGCTATTCTGCCCAAGCCTGGCGGGGTTCGgggcataaaaaaaatatgctGGTGATTTTTATATACCATATGTATAAAAGTTTAACTATAAAAAAGTAAGACCCATTCCACTTCGACAAAAGACCCACATCCAAGTTCCATAGCTTTGGGTCCTCTATCCCGATCATGATTTTCCTACTCCCAAAGGGGAAAGGTCCTTCCCTTTGGGGTCGGTTGTGGGCGAGGAGGGATTCGAACCCCCGACACCGTGGTTCGTAGCCACGTGCTCTAATCCTCTGAGCTACAGGCCCCACCCCGCCTCCACTGGATCTGTTCCCGGGAGTATCCTCAAAAAAAGGAACCTTTCCTCTCCCCAGCCATTTCGGTTTAAGAAGATGTGAAAGCACGTTTCTCTC encodes:
- the LOC130471456 gene encoding LOW QUALITY PROTEIN: protein TIC 214 (The sequence of the model RefSeq protein was modified relative to this genomic sequence to represent the inferred CDS: substituted 1 base at 1 genomic stop codon), yielding MIFQSFLLGNLVSLCMKIINSVVVVGLYYGFLTTFSIGPSYLFLLRAQVMEEGEEVTEKKVSGTTGFIMGQLMMFISIYYTPLHLVLGRPHTITVLALPYLLFHFFWNNHXHFFDYGSTSRNSMRNLSIQCFCWLVNWSHFIHEMVIRSNKYLVSELRNSMARIFSRMPSPIFTNKLKQMLETNEIEEETNLEIEKTSETKENKQEEEGFTEEDPSPSFFSEEKEDPDKIDETEKIRVNGKDKTKDEFHLKEACYKNNPTSYSGNQDISNCLEFRMSYINRRDEDFVKRWRRGKRPVFVISDESSTDDEEYVVPLYVAPPVEEFES